In one Cupriavidus taiwanensis genomic region, the following are encoded:
- a CDS encoding LysR substrate-binding domain-containing protein → MRLRQIEVFRAVMLTGTVSEAARLLHVSQPVVTRVLQHAESSLGFRLFERVRGRLQATPEANALYGDVERLYGEIERVRRVSESLRHKGAGRLRVAATPSLANPLLVPAVRSFCARHPDTQVQVLTHHTDEIVGALLANQIDLGFAFAPPRHEAISSEPVASGRMLLAVPRAQPLPAGGRRLVVPMQRLMERAFIGYDDNSSLGLLVRQTLARHALEPRSTLEVQTYSLALALVDAGLGMTLLDQYTALSASPERVALHDVAPVLPFEIQMLRASHRAGSSLADDLRAQFAQAAAALAATLPQRLEAPTASFDAGPARRQA, encoded by the coding sequence ATGCGCCTGCGCCAGATCGAAGTGTTCCGCGCCGTGATGCTGACCGGCACCGTCAGCGAGGCCGCGCGCCTGCTGCACGTGTCGCAGCCGGTGGTCACGCGCGTGCTGCAGCATGCCGAGTCCTCGCTCGGCTTCCGGCTGTTCGAGCGGGTGCGCGGACGGCTGCAGGCCACGCCCGAGGCCAATGCGCTGTATGGGGATGTCGAAAGGCTATATGGCGAGATCGAACGCGTGCGCCGGGTCTCGGAAAGCCTGCGCCACAAGGGCGCCGGCCGGCTGCGCGTGGCCGCCACGCCGAGCCTCGCCAACCCCCTGCTGGTGCCGGCGGTGCGCAGCTTTTGCGCGCGCCACCCCGACACCCAGGTGCAGGTGCTGACGCACCATACCGACGAGATCGTCGGCGCGCTGCTGGCCAATCAGATCGACCTGGGCTTTGCCTTTGCCCCGCCACGCCACGAGGCCATCTCGAGCGAGCCGGTGGCGAGCGGCCGCATGCTGCTGGCGGTGCCGCGCGCGCAGCCCCTGCCCGCCGGCGGGCGCCGCCTCGTGGTGCCGATGCAGCGGCTGATGGAGCGTGCCTTCATCGGCTATGACGACAACAGCTCGCTCGGACTGCTGGTGCGCCAGACCCTGGCGCGCCATGCGCTGGAGCCGCGCTCGACGCTGGAGGTGCAGACCTACTCGCTGGCGCTGGCGCTGGTCGACGCCGGCCTGGGCATGACGCTGCTGGACCAGTACACCGCGCTCAGCGCCAGCCCGGAGCGCGTCGCGCTGCATGACGTGGCGCCGGTGCTGCCGTTCGAGATCCAGATGCTGCGCGCCAGCCACCGCGCCGGCTCGAGCCTGGCCGACGACCTGCGCGCGCAGTTCGCGCAGGCCGCCGCCGCGCTCGCGGCAACGCTGCCGCAACGGCTGGAAGCGCCGACGGCAAGCTTCGACGCCGGCCCCGCCAGGCGCCAAGCCTGA
- a CDS encoding D-amino acid dehydrogenase has product MQVVIVGAGVVGMTTAWRLAEDGHQVTVLERHDGPGEETSFANGGQLSYSYVAPLAGPGVMAKVPGWLLRRDSPMRFRPAADPAQWRWLAAFMSACNSATSEATTRKLLRLGFYSRDLMQAFVARHQHDDGGAGFHFARRGKLVVHRDAAAFASACRLLDYQASLGCEQQALDRDACVALEPALAGIRDQIAGAIHTPSEEVGDCHRFCLSLARLLQDGAYAGVSMRFGTVVQGLVQQGGRVTGVRTPAGVVPADVVIMSGGIGSVPLLRPLGVRPLLWPLKGYSITVPLAGGAPAPHISVTDFANKIVYARIGNTLRVAGMADLVRGGTRIDPERVGTLVAQTRALFPGIVPDQPLAQLQPWAGLRPATPDGLPLVGPSRVSGLWLNLGHGALGFTLAMGSAGLLADRLAGRRPAIDAEDFDAARA; this is encoded by the coding sequence ATGCAGGTGGTGATCGTGGGCGCGGGCGTGGTGGGCATGACGACGGCATGGCGCCTGGCCGAGGATGGGCACCAGGTGACGGTGCTCGAGCGCCACGACGGCCCCGGCGAGGAAACCAGCTTTGCCAATGGCGGGCAACTCAGCTACAGCTACGTGGCGCCGCTGGCGGGGCCGGGCGTGATGGCCAAGGTGCCGGGCTGGCTGCTGCGGCGCGATTCGCCGATGCGCTTCCGGCCCGCGGCGGACCCGGCGCAGTGGCGCTGGCTGGCCGCCTTCATGTCCGCCTGCAACAGCGCCACCAGCGAGGCGACCACGCGCAAGCTGCTGCGGCTGGGCTTCTACTCCCGCGACCTGATGCAGGCCTTCGTGGCCCGGCACCAGCATGACGACGGCGGCGCCGGCTTCCATTTTGCGCGGCGCGGCAAGCTGGTGGTGCACCGCGACGCGGCGGCGTTCGCTTCGGCCTGCCGGCTGCTGGACTACCAGGCCAGCCTGGGCTGCGAGCAGCAGGCGCTGGACCGCGATGCCTGCGTGGCGCTGGAGCCCGCGCTGGCCGGCATCCGCGACCAGATCGCCGGCGCCATCCATACCCCGAGCGAGGAAGTGGGCGATTGCCATCGCTTCTGCCTGTCGCTGGCACGGTTGCTGCAAGACGGCGCGTACGCGGGTGTGTCGATGCGCTTTGGCACCGTCGTGCAGGGGCTGGTGCAGCAGGGCGGGCGCGTCACCGGGGTGCGCACGCCGGCCGGGGTGGTGCCCGCCGACGTGGTGATCATGTCGGGCGGCATCGGCAGCGTGCCGCTGCTGCGTCCGCTCGGGGTACGCCCGCTGCTGTGGCCGCTCAAGGGCTACAGCATCACGGTGCCGCTGGCCGGCGGCGCGCCCGCGCCGCATATCAGCGTGACGGATTTTGCCAACAAGATCGTTTATGCCCGGATCGGCAATACACTGCGGGTGGCGGGCATGGCCGACCTGGTGCGCGGCGGCACCCGCATCGACCCGGAACGGGTCGGCACGCTGGTGGCCCAGACCCGCGCGCTGTTTCCCGGCATCGTGCCGGACCAGCCGCTGGCGCAGTTGCAGCCGTGGGCCGGGCTGCGTCCGGCCACGCCGGACGGCCTGCCGCTGGTGGGGCCGTCGCGGGTGTCCGGGCTGTGGCTCAACCTCGGCCACGGCGCGCTGGGATTCACGCTGGCAATGGGCAGTGCCGGCCTGCTGGCCGACCGCCTGGCGGGACGCCGTCCCGCCATCGACGCAGAAGATTTCGACGCCGCGCGCGCCTAG
- a CDS encoding glutamate/aspartate ABC transporter substrate-binding protein — MQTLHPHRSATRRALAAATLLLAAGAAHAADGDTLKKIKDSGVISLGYRESSIPFSYTDGKEVMGYSHEILLQIVDKVKSELKMPNLQVRLTPITSQNRIPLVQNGTIDIECGSTTNNLERQKQVAFSNSLFVYGIKMLTKKDSGVKEFADLKDRNVVTTAGTTGERLLVKMNGEKAMNMNLISTKDHGQSFLILETGRAAAFVMDEPLLYGERTKAKNAADWVVVGAPLQTENYACMFRKDDPSFKKLADGVIADLQTSGRAEKLYNKWFMTPIPPRGINMNYPLSADMKALFAAPNDKAYQ, encoded by the coding sequence ATGCAAACGCTGCACCCCCATCGATCCGCCACCCGCCGCGCGCTTGCCGCTGCCACGCTGCTGCTGGCCGCCGGCGCCGCCCATGCCGCCGACGGCGACACGCTGAAGAAGATCAAGGACAGCGGCGTGATCTCGCTCGGCTACCGCGAATCGTCGATCCCGTTCTCGTACACCGACGGCAAAGAGGTCATGGGCTACTCGCACGAGATCCTGCTGCAGATCGTCGACAAGGTGAAAAGCGAGCTGAAGATGCCCAACCTGCAGGTGCGCCTGACGCCGATCACCTCGCAGAACCGCATCCCGCTGGTGCAGAACGGCACCATCGACATCGAATGCGGCAGCACCACCAACAACCTGGAGCGGCAGAAGCAGGTGGCCTTTTCCAACAGCCTGTTCGTCTACGGCATCAAGATGCTGACCAAGAAGGACTCGGGCGTGAAGGAGTTTGCCGACCTGAAGGACCGCAACGTGGTCACCACGGCAGGCACCACCGGCGAGCGCCTGCTGGTCAAGATGAACGGCGAGAAGGCCATGAACATGAACCTGATCAGCACCAAGGACCACGGCCAGTCCTTCCTGATCCTGGAAACCGGCCGTGCCGCGGCGTTCGTGATGGATGAGCCGCTGCTGTACGGCGAGCGCACCAAGGCCAAGAACGCGGCCGACTGGGTGGTGGTGGGCGCGCCGCTGCAGACCGAGAACTACGCCTGCATGTTCCGCAAGGACGACCCCTCGTTCAAGAAGCTGGCCGATGGCGTGATCGCCGACCTGCAGACCAGCGGCCGCGCCGAGAAGTTGTACAACAAGTGGTTCATGACGCCGATTCCGCCGCGCGGCATCAACATGAACTACCCGCTGTCGGCCGACATGAAGGCACTGTTCGCGGCGCCCAACGACAAGGCCTACCAGTAG